The Hemicordylus capensis ecotype Gifberg chromosome 6, rHemCap1.1.pri, whole genome shotgun sequence genome window below encodes:
- the LOC128331596 gene encoding alpha-2,8-sialyltransferase 8F-like isoform X2, with translation MVSNIRLRKSHLLLWVSVCFLASLMLSLLQRTNRAQAALQALAKCQELQRFLQTKNALEGSSPKLGSIQSAKILGHLQLIQGCPWKPNPTAVAHYRTKLGQCCNASFWLLVTKENTPVGSHLISDVNKNWKQSVKAELVDLLPERSPFSDTQYGRCAVVGSGGILRNSGCGQEIDQADLIVRFNMPPMNFSEDVGTKTSLVTINPTILEKKYTKLSGRRKPFADAVSAYRGAFFIIPAFSFPGHASMAYRALYATQDFGLAGQVTFLNPHYLEALSNYWRGQNLQPNRLSTGFMFVNVALELCQHITLYGFWPFQHGLDNQPILHHYFDNMLPKPGVHAMPSEFSHYLAMYAQGALHLRLGKCQQEAGDIA, from the exons AGCCCAGGCTGCGTTACAAGCGTTAGCAAAATGCCAAGAACTGCAACGATTCCTTCAAACAAAGAATGCGCTGGAAGG GAGCAGCCCCAAGTTAGGGAGCATCCAGTCTGCAAAGATCTTGGGACATCTGCAGCTCATACAGGGATGCCCTTGGAAGCCCAATCCCACAGCAGTGGCCCACTACAG GACAAAACTGGGGCAATGCTGCAACGCTTCCTTCTGGCTACTAGTAACCAAGGAAAACACCCCAGTAGGATCGCACCTCATCTCTGACGTGAACAAAAACTGGAAGCAGTCAGTGAAAGCCGAGCTGGTGGATCTCCTGCCAGAG agaTCACCCTTTTCAGATACTCAGTATGGTCGCTGTGCAGTGGTGGGGAGTGGTGGAATCCTACGAAACAGTGGCTGTGGACAGGAGATCGACCAGGCAGATCTAATAGTGAG GTTCAACATGCCTCCCATGAACTTCTCTGAAGATGTGGGAACCAAGACAAGCCTGGTCACTATAAACCCCACTATCCTTGAGAAAAA atacacaaaactatCAGGCCGGCGGAAGCCTTTTGCAGATGCTGTGAGTGCCTACCGAGGTGCCTTCTTCATCATCCCGGCTTTCTCCTTTCCTGGCCATGCCAGCATGGCCTACCGCGCTCTGTACGCCACGCAGGACTTTGGCCTCGCGGGGCAGGTGACCTTCCTCAACCCACACTACTTGGAGGCCCTGAGCAATTACTGGAGGGGCCAGAACTTGCAGCCCAACCGGCTCTCGACCGGGTTCATGTTTGTCAACGTGGCTCTGGAGCTCTGCCAGCACATCACGCTCTACGGCTTCTGGCCGTTTCAGCATGGCTTGGACAACCAGCCCATCCTTCACCACTACTTTGACAACATGTTGCCCAAGCCTGGTGTCCATGCCATGCCGAGCGAGTTCTCACATTACCTGGCTATGTACGCCCAGGGTGCGCTACATTTACGGCTTGGCAAGTGTCAGCAAGAGGCGGGGGACATTGCCTGA
- the LOC128331596 gene encoding alpha-2,8-sialyltransferase 8F-like isoform X3 gives MFKLLAFRNPDFQKHDGAQAALQALAKCQELQRFLQTKNALEGSSPKLGSIQSAKILGHLQLIQGCPWKPNPTAVAHYRTKLGQCCNASFWLLVTKENTPVGSHLISDVNKNWKQSVKAELVDLLPERSPFSDTQYGRCAVVGSGGILRNSGCGQEIDQADLIVRFNMPPMNFSEDVGTKTSLVTINPTILEKKYTKLSGRRKPFADAVSAYRGAFFIIPAFSFPGHASMAYRALYATQDFGLAGQVTFLNPHYLEALSNYWRGQNLQPNRLSTGFMFVNVALELCQHITLYGFWPFQHGLDNQPILHHYFDNMLPKPGVHAMPSEFSHYLAMYAQGALHLRLGKCQQEAGDIA, from the exons AGCCCAGGCTGCGTTACAAGCGTTAGCAAAATGCCAAGAACTGCAACGATTCCTTCAAACAAAGAATGCGCTGGAAGG GAGCAGCCCCAAGTTAGGGAGCATCCAGTCTGCAAAGATCTTGGGACATCTGCAGCTCATACAGGGATGCCCTTGGAAGCCCAATCCCACAGCAGTGGCCCACTACAG GACAAAACTGGGGCAATGCTGCAACGCTTCCTTCTGGCTACTAGTAACCAAGGAAAACACCCCAGTAGGATCGCACCTCATCTCTGACGTGAACAAAAACTGGAAGCAGTCAGTGAAAGCCGAGCTGGTGGATCTCCTGCCAGAG agaTCACCCTTTTCAGATACTCAGTATGGTCGCTGTGCAGTGGTGGGGAGTGGTGGAATCCTACGAAACAGTGGCTGTGGACAGGAGATCGACCAGGCAGATCTAATAGTGAG GTTCAACATGCCTCCCATGAACTTCTCTGAAGATGTGGGAACCAAGACAAGCCTGGTCACTATAAACCCCACTATCCTTGAGAAAAA atacacaaaactatCAGGCCGGCGGAAGCCTTTTGCAGATGCTGTGAGTGCCTACCGAGGTGCCTTCTTCATCATCCCGGCTTTCTCCTTTCCTGGCCATGCCAGCATGGCCTACCGCGCTCTGTACGCCACGCAGGACTTTGGCCTCGCGGGGCAGGTGACCTTCCTCAACCCACACTACTTGGAGGCCCTGAGCAATTACTGGAGGGGCCAGAACTTGCAGCCCAACCGGCTCTCGACCGGGTTCATGTTTGTCAACGTGGCTCTGGAGCTCTGCCAGCACATCACGCTCTACGGCTTCTGGCCGTTTCAGCATGGCTTGGACAACCAGCCCATCCTTCACCACTACTTTGACAACATGTTGCCCAAGCCTGGTGTCCATGCCATGCCGAGCGAGTTCTCACATTACCTGGCTATGTACGCCCAGGGTGCGCTACATTTACGGCTTGGCAAGTGTCAGCAAGAGGCGGGGGACATTGCCTGA